The sequence GACGACCTGACCCAGCAAAGTTTGCTTGGTGGACTACTAGAGCATCAGCACTTATCATCAACGTTTGCGATAAGACAGCGGGTGGTTTCAGCTGAGGTGTTTGTAAATAAGTCAAGCTGGTGGTGTTCCACAGTTCGTGTTTGTTAATCCGACCAGAAGAATCATAGTTGATGTGGGATGCGATCGCACGTTCCATGTTTTTAGGAGTCAGGCGATCGCTCCAAACGTTGATTAACCAGCAACTCCAAGTCTACGTCGGCGCAGACCGAAACCAACTCCAACTGAACTGGTTGCAATTCCTTAACATTAAGATTCGACAACGAAATGCCTAACAACAGAACTCCTCGGTTCCTTATTTCCAAAGTTTCAAACAGTTCTTTGGCGACAGTAGCGATGTCTGGCGACAAGCCGCTAGCCTGCGGCAACGCCAAAGGCGAACGGAACGCGTCTACGCACTCAATTCTCTAATCGGAGTCAGCACAGTCTTGCTGCGCGTAATTTGTTGATAATCTGAAAACTTAATTTTAAGCGTTAAAGTGCGTCCAGAAGTTTGATGTTGGTCTAAACGCAGCTTTACAGTTTGGGCAATTTGTTCGAGTTCTAACAGCATTTGGGCGCGATCGCTTAAATATGAAGGCAAATGAGGTTTCGGCACCAATTGATTTACGGATGCGATTTGGTTCTACTGCGCGGTCGTCTTGTCCCCTGGCTATTTTGTAGTAGTAATGACCAGCTTTACCGAAATGTTGCGTTAACTGGGCAAGCTTAAGCTCTTTTAAATCAGTGCCAGTGCGAATGCCCAACGAGTGCATTTTGGTAGCAATCACCTCTCCAATACCGTGAAACTTTTCGCTCTTGTAGTTGTTCTACAAAGGCGATTGCATCTTCTGGTAGAATTACCGTCATACCATTGGGTTTATTCGCGCCTGATGCCATTTTTGCTAGGAATTTATTGATGGATACGCCTGCCGATGCGGTTAGGTTGGTTTCTCGGAAGATATCGGCTCTGATGTGTCGAGCAACGGTGGAAGCGTAGGGCAATCCTAGTTTATTTTCAGTAACATCAAGATAAGCTTCATCTAGAGCAACTGGTTCAAATATATCAGTGTAGCGTACAAAAATGGCGTGAATTTGGGCTGATATTGCTCGGTATACCTCAAATCTTGGGGGAGCAAAGATGAGGTTTGAACATTTTTTAAGTCCAAGGAGTGAAGGCATGGCTGAGTGTATGCCAAACTTTCTTGCTTCGTAGCTAGCAGCTGCTAATCCACTGCTATAGCTCCAAGTTACCAAGCCCAGAACTAAAAACCATGACGGATTGACATAGAAGGGAATCCCGAAGAGGTTGCTTTATCGAATATTGCCATTCATGGCGTTCACCTTTGATTTCAACCCTTTTAATGTCTCTATCGTAACGAGATGTTAAGCAATTTTAATCTTTATAACTGTAGTGGTGTCCGTCCGTTTAGGTATGGTGTTTGCGAATGACTTAACCGATTATACTGACGAGTTAGCTAATCGATACAAAGTAAGCCAAACTCAAGTATCAGAACTTTTTGAAACTATCCGCCTGATAATTCTTCAGTACGATGACTTAATTGATTCTGTTTGAAACTCCGCTTTTCTGACAGCAACTGCGATCGCATTTGAATAAGCGAACAATAACAGTGGTGGTATGGCAAAAATTATTGAATGCGATCGCGCGTTGAACGTATTACAAGACGTAATGCCTTCATAAAGAAATTATTCTATTGGGTCGGGTCTTGTTATTCCTAGTTCTTGAAGCTTAATCTTTACGTCTTTCCAACTATCACCGCAGTAGTAGTATTTTTTGTCTTTGATATCTGCTATATAAAAACCTTGCTTACCTCCATTAACACGCCGAAGTTCGTTGGCTGCTTCTTTCATAGTTGTGCCAAAGACAGCAAATAAATCCTTCTGTTCAACAACTGGAATATTAAACAAATTGACGAATACATCACCTTTAGTGAAATGCCAAGTGTCTTCACGACGTACTACTAGCCTGTAGTGAACTGGATAAACAATTGTTTCTGGTTTTGTCATACAAGATTTTAATAAGTAAGCCAGCGCAATAAAAGCCCCTAGAATATATTCTAGGGACTGTCAAGTTAATTAATTACGGTCACTTCCTGGTTCTTCCGATTCCTCATCGTTCATATCGTCCAAGTTGTCTTTGACTTCCGAGGCGTTTATGAGATAGGTTTCATCGTTTACCATGTCGCGTTTTTCCCATAGCCCGGACAGCAAACGGAGAAAAACTCTGACAGGGTTAAAAGACCTTTGATGACCGTTACCATTTTTTCTCAATAAATACCTCCTTTCAAAACATAAACGTAAAGGGGGATTTTTTTATCCCCACATTAATTTTACTCCACTTTTCCCGAATAAATCTAACCATTTTTAGTAACATTAACCCTATTTTTTGTGGCAATTAATATTAGTTCGCCCGAAGCGATCGCATCTAATAACTGCCCTGTTGACCCTGATTCACCGTGGATATAACCGAGTGCTTGCGCGATTTCTTTCAGCTTACCACCCGTTTCAGGTGCAACCCTAGCGTGTAAATTGGTTCTGTCTAGTTTCTTTCTTCCTGCCATAAACGCTAACCATAATTATCTAAAAGTGGTTTACATAAATAGAATATCAAAGATAGCGATCACGTAAGCGTAAGCGCCTTCATACGAGCGATCGCCTCCGGCGGGCGGGTACGCCATCGCTATGCAGGGAATACTGACAACGGTATAATGTAAAACTTGGTTTAAATACGCTCTCGGGGTAAAAGTGGGTGACAGCATCAGTAAAGCTCAAAAAGCATACGAGCGCGCTTTCATCAAAAAAGAGCGAAAATAATTTAGCATATTCAAATGACGCTTATGGTGGTCTAGTATTTTCTAGCAATAAACAAAGGGTAATTAGAGAAATTAGATTACTGGCAGCATCCTGTTGAGAAATCCGGGCAACAACTTTTGGAGAGAAAAGCGATCGCACGTAAACGATTCTAATAGCCCGCAAACGAACTCATGCCAATGTCAGTTTTTAGCATTCCCCAGCTTCATTGTAAACTATCTACACGACCGTATATGCGTGGGTGTAGACATGACCAAAATCGAGCGCGAATCAATTAACTTCAAACTGCCCAAAACTCTAACAGCAGCACTTCGCAAAGTTGCCAGAGAGCGCAACACTACCGCCACAGATTTGGTCATCGAGGGACTACATCACGTCTTGGGTTCGGTTCCCGGTACAGAAAACAGTGTAGAAGCTCGTCTTGCCCAACTCGAAGAACAATTAAATTACCTCCCCAACAGTACAGATGGAGGTGTAGACATTGGTGTAGAAAAAAGACTAAGCTCGTTAGAGCAGAAACTAGAAGAATTCGCGTTGCGGTTGGCAAAAATTGAAGGAGCAATAACAACTCTTGGACAGCGCTCATATCCGAATAATCGCAGGCAATCTTTTAATTATCATCCCCCACAACTCGAACTTCAGCCTTACACGGGAGAAAATTTAGCGAAAAGATTGGGAGTTGATATCGCAACCCTAACTCGTGAACGAGAAAGCCAGAGTCAATCTGAGTTTGAAATTTGGTGTCGCCGTAAAGACCCAAGTCCCGTGGGGTGGCGTTTTAACTCGAAAGACAAGCTTTATCATCCAGTGAAGTGAGAAGTGAAATCTCTTTTTGTAACTGTTGCTGATAATACTGACTTATATTGTAATTTGTCGGCTGACAAAGTATGCGTAAATCAGATAGTGTGGAAACAGTCATTATCACACCATTTATTCTGTTATGCCTGACCAGTACCCGTTGAGCGTCACTGTTCTCGAAAATGCTTATGCCCTAACTATCGGCGATGACTTTTGTATTGATGGCGACCCGGATGTTATCGACCAGTTGCTTAGTGATACGCGATCGCCTAATACAAAACGAGCTTACGAGAAAGATTTGAGGGATTTTTTCTTGTTTATCTCAGGGAAGCTGCCGGAGCAACATTTAGTGTTAGAGTTTCTGCACCTAGAGCAGCGGCACGCCGTCGCGGTGGTGTTAAAGTACAAAGCTCATCTAGTCAATAAGAAGAAATTAGCAGAAGCAACAGTCAATCGGCGGCTGAGTGCAATTAAGTCTCTCACCGCAATGGGTCGCAAGTTGGGGGTGTGTAACTACACGCTCGAAGATGTTAAAGGCGAAAAAGTTGAAGCGTACCGCGATACAACGGGCATTGCCCCCACAGATTTTGCCAAAGTGTTAACTCTGGTTGATAGAAAAACTCTCAAGGGTAAACGTGACTATGCCATTTTACGGCTGCTGTGGGATAATGCGCTGCGGCGTAGTGAAATTTGTAATTTAAATGTAGGGGACTTTAACGCGCAAGCAAGTACACTGTCGATTTTGGGTAAGGG is a genomic window of Tolypothrix sp. NIES-4075 containing:
- a CDS encoding tyrosine-type recombinase/integrase, translated to MPDQYPLSVTVLENAYALTIGDDFCIDGDPDVIDQLLSDTRSPNTKRAYEKDLRDFFLFISGKLPEQHLVLEFLHLEQRHAVAVVLKYKAHLVNKKKLAEATVNRRLSAIKSLTAMGRKLGVCNYTLEDVKGEKVEAYRDTTGIAPTDFAKVLTLVDRKTLKGKRDYAILRLLWDNALRRSEICNLNVGDFNAQASTLSILGKGKGTQKVVVDLSRKTVEAIADWLIASKRASKLKQPLFTVIAYNGNGQRLTGEAIRRLVSSKCKQVGIAKQMSPHRIRHSSITTVLD
- a CDS encoding Y-family DNA polymerase yields the protein MPFYVNPSWFLVLGLVTWSYSSGLAAASYEARKFGIHSAMPSLLGLKKCSNLIFAPPRFEVYRAISAQIHAIFVRYTDIFEPVALDEAYLDVTENKLGLPYASTVARHIRADIFRETNLTASAGVSINKFLAKMASGANKPNGMTVILPEDAIAFVEQLQERKVSRYWRGDCYQNALVGHSHWH
- a CDS encoding DinB/UmuC family translesion DNA polymerase; this translates as MALPQASGLSPDIATVAKELFETLEIRNRGVLLLGISLSNLNVKELQPVQLELVSVCADVDLELLVNQRLERSPDS
- a CDS encoding DinB/UmuC family translesion DNA polymerase — protein: MPKPHLPSYLSDRAQMLLELEQIAQTVKLRLDQHQTSGRTLTLKIKFSDYQQITRSKTVLTPIRELSA